One window of the Benincasa hispida cultivar B227 chromosome 3, ASM972705v1, whole genome shotgun sequence genome contains the following:
- the LOC120073310 gene encoding E3 ubiquitin-protein ligase RMA1H1-like, giving the protein MAFEQYFAQGWKHVSGTGGTDRENYKGCFDCNICLDFAHEPVVTLCGHLYCWPCIYKWLHVQSASLAIDEHPQCPVCKADISHTTMVPLYGRGQTAEEVEPEAKAMHHDINIPPRPSACGNQMLATPSIHQQQLPYRNPYQQPNHDPLLFGNYEEDSAAPLLNLARTSFSGFHHPLVGMIGDFVHARVFGNSDNLYSYRNSYQLTGSSRNRLRRQEMQVDKSLNRISIFLFCCVILCVLVF; this is encoded by the coding sequence ATGGCCTTCGAGCAGTACTTTGCACAAGGATGGAAACATGTTTCTGGTACAGGGGGCACAGATCGAGAGAACTACAAGGGTTGTTTTGATTGTAACATCTGCTTAGACTTTGCCCATGAGCCAGTGGTTACCCTCTGTGGCCACTTATACTGCTGGCCTTGCATCTATAAATGGCTTCACGTCCAGAGTGCCTCTCTTGCCATCGACGAGCACCCACAGTGCCCGGTTTGCAAGGCTGATATTTCCCACACCACAATGGTTCCTCTCTATGGTCGTGGCCAAACAGCCGAGGAAGTTGAGCCTGAAGCCAAAGCAATGCATCATGACATTAACATACCTCCTAGACCTTCAGCTTGTGGTAACCAAATGCTTGCTACTCCCAGCATACACCAACAGCAACTTCCATATCGAAATCCTTACCAGCAACCGAACCATGACCCCCTTCTTTTTGGCAATTATGAAGAAGATTCAGCAGCCCCTTTGCTAAACCTTGCAAGAACATCATTCAGTGGCTTTCACCATCCATTGGTCGGAATGATTGGCGACTTTGTGCATGCGAGGGTATTTGGGAACTCGGATAACTTATACTCTTACCGAAACTCTTACCAGCTAACAGGGAGCAGTAGGAACCGGTTGAGAAGACAGGAAATGCAGGTAGACAAGTCATTGAACAGAATCTCCATTTTCCTCTTCTGCTGTGTAATTCTATGCGTTCTTGTCTTCTAA